In one Paramisgurnus dabryanus chromosome 21, PD_genome_1.1, whole genome shotgun sequence genomic region, the following are encoded:
- the LOC135775192 gene encoding uncharacterized protein encodes MLPLTEEEMPLKWVFQQDNNPTYTNRRMFNMRDQMDKEVALLESKLRQRDELNTKDVSGVCLCGFTDQTSTDLLVSVCNEDQKTSVNLLDCGIEVKQEDTEADEDLMEPKEEITNAREQTDQDQKAVKQEISQLNEMEEKPHHLIPKEESLSCSITVRNFSPKRNNKQKAKVKDAFTCPQCGKTFTYKYMLNNHMRIHTGKKPYSCDQCGKTFNEKWHLSDHTKIHTGEKPYRCDQCGKSYGRKSDLNRHVSIHTGKRPYRCDQCGKNFRNKAHLNEHTRIHTGEKPLRCDQCGKSYGRKSDLNRHMRIHTKQRP; translated from the exons ATGTTGCCCTTGACCGAAGAGGAAATGCCCCTAAAATGggtgtttcaacaagacaacaacCCCACATATACAAACAGGAGG ATGTTCAACATGAGAGATCAGATGGat aaagaggtggcgttactggagTCAAAGCTCAGACAGAGAGATGAACTCAACACAAAG GATGTATCTGGTGTCTGTCTCTGTGGCTTTACTGATCAAACATCTACAGATCTTCTGGTTTCTGTCTGTAATGAAGACCAGAAGACATCAGTGAATCTGCTGGACTGTGGGATAGAAGTGAAACAAGAAGACACAGAAGCAGATGAAG ACCTGATGGAGCCAAAAGAAGAAATCACAAATGCAAGAGAACAAACTGATCAAG ATCAGAAAGCGGTAAAGCAGGAAATTTCACAACTCAATGAAATGGAGGAGAAACCTCATCATTTGATACCCAAGGAAGAATCTCTGAGCTGTTCAATAACTGTAAGGAATTTTTCCCCTAAAAGAAACAACAAGCAAAAGGCAAAAGTCAAAGATGCTTTTACGTGCCCTCAGTGTGGAAAGACCttcacatataaatatatgcttaataaTCACATGAGAATCCACACTGGAAAAAAACCTTACAGCtgtgatcagtgtggaaagacCTTCAATGAAAAATGGCATTTAAGTGATCACACaaaaattcacactggagaaaagccttacagatgtgatcagtgtggaaagagttatGGTCGTAAGAGTGATCTCAACAGGCACGTGAGTATTCACACTGGAAAAAGGCCTTACAgatgtgatcagtgtggaaagaaCTTCAGGAATAAAGCCCACCTTAATGAACACacgagaattcacactggagaaaaacctttaagatgtgatcagtgtggaaagagttatGGTCGTAAGAGTGATCTCAATAGACACATGAGGATTCACACTAAACAAAGGCCTTAA
- the LOC135775187 gene encoding uncharacterized protein, whose protein sequence is MKPKEEITNAREQTDQDLKVVKEEISQLNEVEEKPHHLIPKEESLSCSITVRNLSPKRNNKQKATAKDAFMCPQCGKTFTYKYMLNNHMRLHTGEKPHRCDQCGKTFNRKSHLSEHTKIHTGEKPYTCDQCGKSFFSKIELNRHMRIHIKGRPYRCDQCGKNFRYKWHLTDHTKIHTGEKPYRCDHCGKSFLRRFNLNVHMTIHTGEKPYTCDQCGKSFICKTDLNQHIIIHTGNKPYRCDQCEKSFICKTDLNQHIIIHTGDKPYRCDQCEKSYGRKSDLNGHMSIHTGEKPYTCDQCGKNFRYKGHFNEHTRIHTGEKPYRCDLCGKTFNRKSHLSEHTQIHTGEKPCICDQCGKSFIHKMYLNRHLRIHTTERP, encoded by the coding sequence ATCTGAAAGTGGTAAAGGAGGAAATTTCACAACTCAATGAAGTGGAGGAGAAACCTCATCATTTGATACCCAAGGAAGAATCTCTGAGCTGCTCGATTACTGTGAGGAATTTGTCACCTAAAAGGAACAACAAGCAAAAGGCAACAGCCAAGGATGCTTTTATGTGCCCTCAGTGTGGAAAGACCttcacatataaatatatgcttaataaTCACATGagacttcacactggagaaaagcctCACCgatgtgatcagtgtggaaaAACCTTCAACAGAAAATCGCATTTAAGTGAGCACACaaaaattcacactggagaaaaaccttacacatgtgatcagtgtggaaagagtttcttTAGTAAAATTGAACTCAACAGGCACATGAGGATTCACATAAAAGGAAGGCCTTACAgatgtgatcagtgtggaaagaaCTTCAGGTATAAATGGCACCTTACTGACCACACgaaaattcacactggagaaaagccttacagatgtgatcattgtggaaagagttttcTTCGTAGGTTTAATCTCAACGTGCACATGacaattcacactggagaaaaaccttacacatgtgatcagtgtggaaagagtttcattTGTAAGACTGACCTTAATCAGCACATAATAATTCACACTGGAAACAAACCTTACAGATGTGatcagtgtgaaaagagtttcatTTGTAAGACTGACCTTAATCAGCACATAATAATTCACACTGGAGACAAACCTTACAGATGTGatcagtgtgaaaagagttaTGGTCGTAAGAGCGATCTCAACGGGCACATGAgtattcacactggagaaaagccttacacatgtgatcagtgtggaaaAAACTTCAGGTATAAAGGGCACTTTAATGAACACacgagaattcacactggagaaaagcctTACAGATGTGATCTGTGTGGAAAAACCTTCAATAGaaaatcacatttaagtgaGCACACAcaaattcacactggagaaaaaccttgcATCTGTGAtcaatgtggaaagagtttcattCATAAGATGTATCTGAATAGGCACCTGAGGATTCACACTACAGAAAGGCCTTAA